Proteins from a genomic interval of Betta splendens chromosome 10, fBetSpl5.4, whole genome shotgun sequence:
- the hars gene encoding histidine--tRNA ligase isoform X2 yields the protein MEDKVQIQEAIKTQGEVVRKLKSEKASKEQIDEEVAKLLELKAQLGGDDGKHQFVLKTAKGTRDYNPKQMAIREKVFNTIISCFKRHGAETIDTPVFELKETLTGKYGEDSKLIYDLKDQGGELLSLRYDLTVPFARYLAMNKITNIKRYHIAKVYRRDNPAMTRGRYREFYQCDFDIAGQYDAMIPDAECLKIVHEILSELDLGEFRIKVNDRRILDGMFAVCGVPNDKFRTICSTVDKLDKMSWEDVKKEMVNEKGLSEEAADQIGEYVSMQGGKDLAERLLQDEKMSRSKQACAGLSDIQLLFSYLHLFQVTDKVVFDLSLARGLDYYTGIIYEAVLTQAGVAPVATEAQNGPPGEENVSVGSVAGGGRYDGLVGMFDPKGKKVPCVGVSIGIERIFSIMEQKAEASSQKVRTTEVQVMVVSAQKNLLEERLKLVTELWNADIKAEVMYKKNPKLLSQLQHCEESGIPLVAILGEQELKDGVVKLRVVASREEVDISRAELIAEIRRRTTA from the exons ATGGAAGATAAGGTTCAGATACAAGAAGCGATTAAAACCCAGGGAGAAGTCGTCCGGAAGTTAAAGTCAGAGAAGGCGAGCAAAGAGCAG ATTGATGAAGAGGTAGCCAAACTTCTGGAGCTGAAGGCTCAGTTAGGAGGTGATGATGGCAAACATCAGTTTGTCCTCAAGACGGCAAAG GGAACGAGGGATTACAACCCCAAGCAGATGGCTATTAGAGAGAAAGTCTTCAACACAATCATCAGTTGCTTCAAACGCCATGGAGCAGAGACCATCGACACACCTGTCTTTGAACTAAAG GAAACCTTGACAGGAAAGTATGGAGAAGACTCCAAGCTTATCTATGACCTCAAAGACCAAGGAGGAGAGCTGTTGTCCCTCAGATATGACCTCACC GTTCCCTTTGCCCGTTATCTGGCAATGAACAAGATTACCAACATCAAGCGTTACCACATTGCTAAGGTCTATCGTCGTGACAACCCAGCCATGACACGTGGACGCTACAGAGAGTTCTACCAGTGT GATTTTGACATAGCAGGGCAGTACGATGCCATGATTCCAGATgcagaatgtctgaagatcgtCCATGAAATCCTCAGTGAGCTGGACCTTGGGGAGTTTCGCATCAAG GTCAATGACAGGCGCATTCTTGATGGGATGTTTGCAGTGTGTGGTGTTCCAAATGACAAGTTCCGCACCATATGTTCAACAGTGGATAAACTGGACAAG ATGTCCTGGGAGGATGTGAAAAAGGAGATGGTGAATGAGAAGGGCCTgtcagaagaagctgctgaccAGATTGGGGAGTATGTCAGCATGCAGG GTGGCAAGGATTTAGCAGAGCGTCTCCTTCAGGACGAGAAAATGTCTAGGAGTAAGCAGGCCTGTGCTGGCCTGTCTGATATCCAGCTGCTATTCAGCTACTTGCACCTCTTCCAGGTCACAGACAAG GTTGTGTTTGACCTCAGCCTGGCCCGGGGTCTGGATTATTACACAGGGATCATTTATGAGGCAGTGCTGACTCAGGCAGGTGTGGCCCCTGTTGCCACTGAAGCCCAAAATGGGCCCCCTGGAGAGGAAAACGTCAGTGTGGGCAGCGTGGCGGGGGGCGGTCGCTATGACGGCCTGGTGGGCATGTTCGATCCCAAGGGCAAGAAAGTGCCTTGCGTTGGCGTCAGCATTGGTATTGAAAGGATCTTTTCCATCATGGAGCAGAAGGCCGAG gcCTCATCGCAGAAGGTTCGTACTACAGAGGTTCAAGTCATGGTGGTTTCTGCTCAGAAGAACCTGTTGGAGGAGAGACTCAAACTGGTCACTGAGCTCTGGAATGCGGACAttaag gcGGAGGTCATGTACAAAAAGAACCCTAAGCTGCTGAGTCAgctgcagcactgtgaggaGTCAGGCATCCCCCTGGTGGCCATACTTGGAGAACAGGAGCTGAAGGATGGAGTGGTCAAACTGCGCGTCGTGGCCTCTAGAGAGGAG GTCGATATATCCAGAGCTGAGCTAATAGCAGAGATCCGGAGGAGGACTACAGCCTAG
- the hars gene encoding histidine--tRNA ligase isoform X1, translated as MNMVVMFCVRACSGLVGMRMAPPLRFLHSFPGMTVSQIDEEVAKLLELKAQLGGDDGKHQFVLKTAKGTRDYNPKQMAIREKVFNTIISCFKRHGAETIDTPVFELKETLTGKYGEDSKLIYDLKDQGGELLSLRYDLTVPFARYLAMNKITNIKRYHIAKVYRRDNPAMTRGRYREFYQCDFDIAGQYDAMIPDAECLKIVHEILSELDLGEFRIKVNDRRILDGMFAVCGVPNDKFRTICSTVDKLDKMSWEDVKKEMVNEKGLSEEAADQIGEYVSMQGGKDLAERLLQDEKMSRSKQACAGLSDIQLLFSYLHLFQVTDKVVFDLSLARGLDYYTGIIYEAVLTQAGVAPVATEAQNGPPGEENVSVGSVAGGGRYDGLVGMFDPKGKKVPCVGVSIGIERIFSIMEQKAEASSQKVRTTEVQVMVVSAQKNLLEERLKLVTELWNADIKAEVMYKKNPKLLSQLQHCEESGIPLVAILGEQELKDGVVKLRVVASREEVDISRAELIAEIRRRTTA; from the exons ATGAACATGGTGGTCATGTTTTGTGTTCGTGCTTGCTCTGGTCTGGTGGGAATGCGGATGGCACCTCCTCTTCGATTTTTGCATTCTTTTCCTGGCATGACTGTTTCTCAG ATTGATGAAGAGGTAGCCAAACTTCTGGAGCTGAAGGCTCAGTTAGGAGGTGATGATGGCAAACATCAGTTTGTCCTCAAGACGGCAAAG GGAACGAGGGATTACAACCCCAAGCAGATGGCTATTAGAGAGAAAGTCTTCAACACAATCATCAGTTGCTTCAAACGCCATGGAGCAGAGACCATCGACACACCTGTCTTTGAACTAAAG GAAACCTTGACAGGAAAGTATGGAGAAGACTCCAAGCTTATCTATGACCTCAAAGACCAAGGAGGAGAGCTGTTGTCCCTCAGATATGACCTCACC GTTCCCTTTGCCCGTTATCTGGCAATGAACAAGATTACCAACATCAAGCGTTACCACATTGCTAAGGTCTATCGTCGTGACAACCCAGCCATGACACGTGGACGCTACAGAGAGTTCTACCAGTGT GATTTTGACATAGCAGGGCAGTACGATGCCATGATTCCAGATgcagaatgtctgaagatcgtCCATGAAATCCTCAGTGAGCTGGACCTTGGGGAGTTTCGCATCAAG GTCAATGACAGGCGCATTCTTGATGGGATGTTTGCAGTGTGTGGTGTTCCAAATGACAAGTTCCGCACCATATGTTCAACAGTGGATAAACTGGACAAG ATGTCCTGGGAGGATGTGAAAAAGGAGATGGTGAATGAGAAGGGCCTgtcagaagaagctgctgaccAGATTGGGGAGTATGTCAGCATGCAGG GTGGCAAGGATTTAGCAGAGCGTCTCCTTCAGGACGAGAAAATGTCTAGGAGTAAGCAGGCCTGTGCTGGCCTGTCTGATATCCAGCTGCTATTCAGCTACTTGCACCTCTTCCAGGTCACAGACAAG GTTGTGTTTGACCTCAGCCTGGCCCGGGGTCTGGATTATTACACAGGGATCATTTATGAGGCAGTGCTGACTCAGGCAGGTGTGGCCCCTGTTGCCACTGAAGCCCAAAATGGGCCCCCTGGAGAGGAAAACGTCAGTGTGGGCAGCGTGGCGGGGGGCGGTCGCTATGACGGCCTGGTGGGCATGTTCGATCCCAAGGGCAAGAAAGTGCCTTGCGTTGGCGTCAGCATTGGTATTGAAAGGATCTTTTCCATCATGGAGCAGAAGGCCGAG gcCTCATCGCAGAAGGTTCGTACTACAGAGGTTCAAGTCATGGTGGTTTCTGCTCAGAAGAACCTGTTGGAGGAGAGACTCAAACTGGTCACTGAGCTCTGGAATGCGGACAttaag gcGGAGGTCATGTACAAAAAGAACCCTAAGCTGCTGAGTCAgctgcagcactgtgaggaGTCAGGCATCCCCCTGGTGGCCATACTTGGAGAACAGGAGCTGAAGGATGGAGTGGTCAAACTGCGCGTCGTGGCCTCTAGAGAGGAG GTCGATATATCCAGAGCTGAGCTAATAGCAGAGATCCGGAGGAGGACTACAGCCTAG
- the dnd1 gene encoding dead end protein 1, producing MESQVLNLQRVQALETWLEATKTKLTQVNGQRKYGGPPEDWHGPTPGEGCEIYISQIPRDTYEDLLIPLCSSVGPLWEFRLMMNFSGQNRGFAYAKYSSPAVASDAVHQLHNHMLEPGVCLNVRRSTEKRQLVIGELPATTRQEDLLKVLQGLAEGVKWLSLKIEPGLKGVSAIVAFSAHHTASMAKKRLVEVFKKQFNLTITVKWHSSLVMSPKEPWEPQKPSRCLSLPVKPPRHSPKCLPPSPLPDPPTPILQGFCRAVTRPTAKQQPLCSLAASSHGDVLSTTSSVTVLGELCKAAGVGKPLYELYFSHTGQDRIMYFYYRVTIPGTAAPYKGLVPALLGPRPSTVLEQAREAAAQQVLKRVYKQQLDQ from the exons ATGGAGAGCCAG GTGCTGAACCTCCAGCGGGTCCAGGCGCTGGAAACATGGCTGGAAGCCACCAAAACTAAATTGACACAAGTGAATGGCCAGAGGAAATATGGAGGCCCACCAGAGG actggCACGGGCCCACCCCGGGGGAGGGCTGTGAGATCTATATCAGCCAGATCCCACGGGACACCTACGAGGACCTGCTCATCCCCCTCTGCAGCTCCGTGGGCCCGCTCTGGGAGTTCCGTCTCATGATGAATTTCAGTGGACAGAACCGGGGCTTTGCCTATGCGAAATACAGCTCACCGGCTGTAGCCAGCGATGCAGTTCACCAGCTGCACAACCACATGCTGGAGCCCGGCGTCTGCCTCAATGTCCGGCGCAGTACAGAGAAGAGACAGCTTGTCATTGGAGAGCTGCCGGCCACCACCAGGCAGGAGGACCTGTTGAAG gtgctgcagggGCTTGCAGAGGGTGTGAAGTGGTTGTCGCTGAAGATCGAGCCGGGCCTGAAGGGGGTGTCCGCTATAGTGGCCTTCTCTGCTCATCACACTGCTTCAATGGCCAAGAAGAGGCTGGTGGAAG TATTCAAGAAGCAGTTTAATCTCACCATCACCGTCAAGTGGCACTCATCCCTGGTGATGAGCCCAAAGGAGCCATGGGAGCCACAGAAGCCCTCCCGCTGCCTCTCGCTTCCTGTGAAGCCTCCGCGCCACAGCCCAAaatgcctccctccctcacctcttCCGGACCCCCCAACACCCATTCTCCAAGGATTCTGTCGAGCAGTGACAAGACCCACTGCCAagcagcagcctctctgctCCCTGGCCGCCTCATCCCACGGTGATGTCCTGTCAACCACATCCTCCGTGACTGTATTGGGTGAGCTATGCAAAGCTGCTGGGGTTGGGAAGCCACTCTATGAGCTGTACTTCAGCCACACTGGCCAAGACAGAATCATGTATTTCTACTACAGAGTGACTATTCCTGGGACAGCTGCTCCTTACaaaggccttgtcccagccttGCTGGGTCCCAGACCCAGCACGGTGCTGGAGCAGGCTCGAgaggctgcagcccagcaggtGTTGAAGAGGGTTTACAAACAGCAGCTTGACCAGTGA